ATGGCGATCCTGCACGACAAGACCAACAACCGGGACTACCGCATCATCGAAGGCCAGCCTTCGCGGGGCGGTCCGGCGCTGGTCGAATTGCATCCGCGCAGCGCGGTGGTGGATACGTCGGGTTCGCGCGTGACGCTGCAACTGGTGCCCGGCCCCGCGCCCGAATCGAGCGCGCCGGAACAGGACGGTACGCAGCCCGCGCAAGGTCCGGGGCAGGGTTCTGCTATGGTCTCGCGCCAAGCGCAGGACGATTCGGGGCGGCCGGTGCCGATGGCCGGGCCGGGCATCCAGGCGTCCGCCGAAGCGCGCGCCCGCCAGTTGCGGGCCCGCATCGAAGCGGAACGGCGCCGCGCGGCGGCACGCCAACACGATGATGGCGGCGGCGGTTGATTCCGGACCGGCGTGACGGGTTCCAAAAAGTTCGATGTCTGGAGAGCATTACGTGCACAAGAAGTTGGCTACGCTGGGCATCGTCTGCACCGTCGGGGTGCTGGCCGGCTGTGCGCCGCAGATCCGGCCGGACACCGATTACAGCCTGCAGCGCCAGGCGATCGCCGGCACCGAGAAGCCCGTGCCGCAACCGCTGGACGTCGGCAACGCGCAGGAAAACCAGACGCTGGCGAACGCGGCCGCGCCGCAGCAGCAATACGGCACCGGCGTGTTCATCAACGGCGCGGCCGCCGCGCAGGGCAAGTCCCGCGGCGAAGCCAACGCGGGCGGCACCATCACCTTCAACTTCGACAACCAGCCGGTGCAGGCCGCGGTCAAGGCCATCCTCGGCGACGTGCTGCACGCCAACTATTCGATCGCGCCGGACGTCAAGGGCACGGTGACGTTCGCGACGTCGCAGCCGGTCACGAAGGACGAGGTGCTGCCGATCCTGCAGATGCTGCTGTCCTGGACCGGCAACGCGCTGATCCAGCAGAACGGGCGCTACCTCGTGCTGCCGATCGACCAGGCCGCGCCCGGCAACCTGGTGCCGGGACTGGGCGCGGTGCCGCCCGGCATGGGCTATGCGGCGCGGCTGTTCCCGCTGCATTACGTGTCGGCCGACGCGATGCAGAAACTGCTGAAGCCGTTCGCCGATCCCAAGGCGTTCCTGCTGGTCGATCCGCTGCGCAACCTCCTGGTGATGGGCGGCACGCCCGACGAACTCGCCAACTACCAGCGCATCGTGCGCACCTTCGACGTCGACTGGCTGCGCGGCATGTCGGTCGCGGTGATTCCGCTGGAGCACGTGCAAGCCGCGGAACTGGTCGGCCAGCTCGAATCGATCCTGAGCGAACAGGTTGGCGAGAAAACCGAATCGCCGGCCAAGGTGCCGTTCGGCAGCAACATGACGCTGACGCTCAACGATGTCGCCGTGCCGAACGCGGCCAACCTGTCCAGCATGGTGCGGCTGATCCCGCTGAAGCAGAGCAATTCGCTCGTGGTGATCACGCCGCAGCCGTCCTACATCGACGAAGTGCGCCGGCTGGTCACGACCATCGACAACGGCGCCGGCAATGCCTCGGGCCTGTACGTGTACAACGTGCTCAACGTGAAGGCCTCGGATCTCGCCAAGCATCTCAACGAACTGTTCGGCAACAACACCAACGGCAATACCGAGTCGCAGAACGGCGCGGTGGCGCCGGGCTTCTCGCCGCTGGAACAAACCGGCCAAGGCCAGCTCGGAGGACAGCAGGGATTCGGTTCGTTCTCGCAGAACAGCACGTTCGGCGGCGGTGGTGTCGGCGACAACGGCAGCAGCGACATGTTCGGCGGCAGCGGAAGCGGCGGCGACAACAGCATGATTTCCGGTTCCACCCAGAGCCGCCGCCAGCAGCAGGGCAACCAGGGCAGCGTCGCGTTCACCACCAGCGAGGGCGTGCGCATCGCGGCCGTCAACGAGAACAACCAGTTGCTGATCCGCGCGACGCCGAGCGCGTGGCAGAAGCTGCTGCCGGTGATCCAGCGCCTCGATGAGAAACCGCTGCAGGTGCAGATCGAAACCAAGGTGCTGGAAGTCAACCTCACCGGCGAGTTCCAGTTCGGCGTGCAGTATTACCTCGGCGGCCTGATGGGCAGCCAGCCCGGGTCACCGCCCACGCCCGGCGTCGACAACGCGTATCGCCGCCACCAGGGCGCCGCGGGTCTGGGCGGCGTGCAATACCAGACGACCGATGCGTTGTTCTATTCGTTCGCGGGCAACAAGCTGCAATTCGCGCTGAGCGCGCTGGAGACCAGCGGCGATGCCAAGGTGCTGTCGGCGCCGTCCACGGTGGTGCTCAACAACCAGGAAACCACCTTCAAGGTCGGCGAGAAGATTCCGATCGTGCAGACCTACCTCGTGCCGGGCGTCGGCATCGGTTCCACTTCCGGCAGCTACAACGCGGGCCAGGTGCAATACATCGACACCGGCGTGCTGCTGGACGTGGTGCCGCGCGTGAGTCCGGGCGGGCTGGTGTACCTGGACGTGCAGCAGATCGTCAGCAAGCCATCGGCGACCACCGACAAGAACGGCAACTACACCATTTCCAACCGCGCGCTCTCGACCGAGGTGGCGGTGCAGAGCGGCCAGACGGTCCTGCTGGGCGGCCTGATCCAGCAGACCGACAGCGTGCAGGACAACGGCGTGCCGTTCCTCAACCGCATCCCCGTGCTCGGCCGCCTGTTCGGCACCACCGACCGCAACCGCGACCGCACCGAACTGATCGTGCTGATCACGCCGCGCATCATCCGCAACCCCGAGGAAGCGCGCCAGAACACCAACGAGTACGAAACCCAGTTCGAATCGCTGAAGCCGATCCTGCCCGCGAGCAGCGCCAGCAGCGCGCCCGCCAGCGGAAGCAGCGCGGGCGCTTCAGTCGCAGCGCCTGCCGAAACGCTGCCCGCGAACGACGAATCCGCCGCGCCGCCATCGGGCGGCTGGGCCGTGCAGATCGCCTCCTTCACCAGCGATGCCGACGCGCAGGCGCTGCGCGGCAGGTTGCAGCAACTCGGCTTCGCGGGCTACGTCGAAAGCGCGCAGATCTCCACCGGCACCGTGTGGCGCGTCCGCGCGGGTCCGGTCGTCAGCCGCGACGCCGCCGAGCGCCTGCGCGCGGTGATCGCGGACAGCCTGCATCTCGGCGGCATGACGATCGTCGAGCGGTAGAATTCACGACGACTCTCGCGATGGCACTCGAGGAGGGGCAATGAAACGTTCTGCGTTTCTAATAGGGTCAGTCCTGTTCGCCGTCGCGATGAGTGGTCCGCTGTTTGGCGCGACGCCTGTTGCCGAGGCGAGCATGATTGTTACGGGAACGATCACGGTGAATCCCGACGGCAGCGTGCGGGACTACACGTTGCATGATCAGGCCAGCATTCCCCCGGCAGTTGTGCAAATCGTTTCGCGGACCATCGGTACTTGGCGATTCGAACCGGTCACCAAGGACAACAAGGCGATCGTCGTGCAAGCAGGCATGGCGGTACGCGTCGTCGTCAGTGTTGCGGACAAAGAACACGCCACGATGCGTGTAGCCAGTGAGTCGTTCGGTTGCAGCGCCTATCAGGCCAAGAGTCTGCTGCCCGACACCTGTCCGCCGGACACGACCGTTGCTTTCAGGCGGCGACAACCGCCAGAATACCCGATCGCGGCGATGCGGCAAAACCTTGGGGGCGAGGTGTACCTGGCAGTCGAGGTCGGCAAGGACGGGCGTGTAAACCCGTGCGGACGCCATGAGGGTGAATCTTTCATACCGCATTGATCGGCCACAACAGTACCGAACCGCGTTTGCGGACAATGCGCGTGAGGCGGCAATGAAGTGGCGCTACGACGTGCCGACCGTCGGACCGGAAGCTGCAAAAGACCATTGGATCGTAGTGGTCCCGGTCGTGTACTCGATTGCCGGGTCGGCGCCGGTCAGCTATGGCAAATGGCATGCGTATGTTCCGGGCCCGGAGAGGAACGTTCCGTGGGCAAGGGATAACGCCAATGCGGACTCCGACGCGGTGACCGAAGACGGCGCACCTTTCGTGCGCGATCCGCGTTTCGTTCTCAAGAGCGCGCAGGGTGGTGGCGGCGGCAACTCTTGAACCGGCGTCTGGAGTGCGTGCACGGCGATTAAACTGCGCGGATGCCCGCACCGCTGACGTCCATCCTCATCGTCGCCGCCGACAGCGGCGCGTCGCTGCGCGAATGCGTGGCGCGCGCACTGGCGTCCAGCGTGCCGGTCGAGGTGATCGTCGTCGACAACGCGTCGCGTGATGGCATGCCGCAGGCGCTCGCGCGCGCCCACGAGCACGACGAGCGCGTGCGCGTGATCTACAACCACGCGAATTTCGGCTTCGGTCCCGCGGTGAACGTCGGTGCGCGACAGGCGCACGGCGAAACGTTGCTGGTCTTGAATCCCGATTGCCTGCTGGAAACAGACACGGTGGCGCGCCTGCTGGACGTGCTGCACGTGCATCCGGGTGCGGGCGTGGTCGGCGCCGTGGTGTGCGATGCGGATGGCACGCCCGACCCGGCTTCACGGCGGCGCGATCCGCTGTTGTGGCGTTCGCTCAACGCGCTGACGGGCCGCGCGAAGCGCGAATCCGAAAACGCGCGCTACGAAGGCGTGGACGTGCCGGGACCGATTCCGCAAGAGGCGATCGAAGTCGAGAACGTATCGGGTGCGCTGATGCTTTTGCCGCGCAACGTGTTCGATCGCCTGCACGGGTTCGACGAGGGCTACTTCCTGCATTGCGAGGACCTGGATCTTTGCCGGCGCGCACGCGACGCGGGCTACACGGTGTGGCTCGCGGGCGGCGTGCGCGTGCATCACGGCAAGGGCGGGTCGAGCCGGCATCGCCCGGTATTCGTCAGCTGGCACAAGCACCGCGGCATGTGGCGCTGGTTTCGCAAGTTCGATCCGGCCGCGCGCGGACCGTTCACGCGCGCGCTGGTATGGTGCGGCATCTGGTTGCACTTTGCGCTGACGGCGCCGGCCCTGTGGCTGCGCCGCGCCGCTCCCCATTGAAAACGGTGTGGCAAGCATGATCCGCGAAATCCTCAAGATGGGCGACCCGCGTCTGCTGCGCGTGGCGCCGCCGGTGCCGGCGTCGATGTTCGGCACCGCCGAATTGAACAATTTGATTACCGACATGTTCGAAACCATGCAGGCGGCCGATGGCGTGGGCCTGGCTGCGCCGCAGATCGGCGTGGATCTGCAACTGGTGGTGTTCGGCTTCGAGCATTCCGATCGCTATCCCGACGAAGCGGAAGTGCCGCGCACGATCCTGCTGAATCCGCTGATCACGCCGTTGTCGCGCGACATGGAGGAAGGCTGGGAAGGTTGCCTGTCGGTGCCGGGGCTGCGCGGCGTGGTGAGCCGGCATTCGTTGATCCGGTACCAGGGCGTCGATCCGAATGGCGTGCCGATCGACCGCACCGCCGAAGGATTCCATGCACGCGTGGTGCAACACGAGTGCGACCATCTGATCGGACGGCTT
The genomic region above belongs to Rhodanobacteraceae bacterium and contains:
- a CDS encoding General secretion pathway protein D, yielding MHKKLATLGIVCTVGVLAGCAPQIRPDTDYSLQRQAIAGTEKPVPQPLDVGNAQENQTLANAAAPQQQYGTGVFINGAAAAQGKSRGEANAGGTITFNFDNQPVQAAVKAILGDVLHANYSIAPDVKGTVTFATSQPVTKDEVLPILQMLLSWTGNALIQQNGRYLVLPIDQAAPGNLVPGLGAVPPGMGYAARLFPLHYVSADAMQKLLKPFADPKAFLLVDPLRNLLVMGGTPDELANYQRIVRTFDVDWLRGMSVAVIPLEHVQAAELVGQLESILSEQVGEKTESPAKVPFGSNMTLTLNDVAVPNAANLSSMVRLIPLKQSNSLVVITPQPSYIDEVRRLVTTIDNGAGNASGLYVYNVLNVKASDLAKHLNELFGNNTNGNTESQNGAVAPGFSPLEQTGQGQLGGQQGFGSFSQNSTFGGGGVGDNGSSDMFGGSGSGGDNSMISGSTQSRRQQQGNQGSVAFTTSEGVRIAAVNENNQLLIRATPSAWQKLLPVIQRLDEKPLQVQIETKVLEVNLTGEFQFGVQYYLGGLMGSQPGSPPTPGVDNAYRRHQGAAGLGGVQYQTTDALFYSFAGNKLQFALSALETSGDAKVLSAPSTVVLNNQETTFKVGEKIPIVQTYLVPGVGIGSTSGSYNAGQVQYIDTGVLLDVVPRVSPGGLVYLDVQQIVSKPSATTDKNGNYTISNRALSTEVAVQSGQTVLLGGLIQQTDSVQDNGVPFLNRIPVLGRLFGTTDRNRDRTELIVLITPRIIRNPEEARQNTNEYETQFESLKPILPASSASSAPASGSSAGASVAAPAETLPANDESAAPPSGGWAVQIASFTSDADAQALRGRLQQLGFAGYVESAQISTGTVWRVRAGPVVSRDAAERLRAVIADSLHLGGMTIVER
- a CDS encoding Putative glycosyltransferase — its product is MPAPLTSILIVAADSGASLRECVARALASSVPVEVIVVDNASRDGMPQALARAHEHDERVRVIYNHANFGFGPAVNVGARQAHGETLLVLNPDCLLETDTVARLLDVLHVHPGAGVVGAVVCDADGTPDPASRRRDPLLWRSLNALTGRAKRESENARYEGVDVPGPIPQEAIEVENVSGALMLLPRNVFDRLHGFDEGYFLHCEDLDLCRRARDAGYTVWLAGGVRVHHGKGGSSRHRPVFVSWHKHRGMWRWFRKFDPAARGPFTRALVWCGIWLHFALTAPALWLRRAAPH
- a CDS encoding Peptide deformylase; translation: MIREILKMGDPRLLRVAPPVPASMFGTAELNNLITDMFETMQAADGVGLAAPQIGVDLQLVVFGFEHSDRYPDEAEVPRTILLNPLITPLSRDMEEGWEGCLSVPGLRGVVSRHSLIRYQGVDPNGVPIDRTAEGFHARVVQHECDHLIGRLYPSRITDFSRFGFIDVLFPEEAGQLE